The following coding sequences lie in one Arthrobacter sp. SLBN-122 genomic window:
- a CDS encoding MBL fold metallo-hydrolase: MTTGSGPMASNLYLVRSGSAWVMVDCGWAGSAEPVRAAVGRILGPGNAPAAIFLTHIHPDHSGAAGALARLWGVPVFVHQAELPMASGRYIPEFSMPLDRWFIAPFLWSLPARARRRIEAAGDITDVVQSLPPDGKVPGLPEWAAVPTPGHTAGHVAYWRSSDGVLITGDAVVTVNLNSIGGILFGVPDLSGPPRYTTWNWKLSKDSAARLAELGPRLLAPGHGPPLAMGVVPRLRALAAGERAQRIPLRRRIAGGPEAA, translated from the coding sequence ATGACCACAGGTTCCGGGCCGATGGCCTCAAATCTCTACTTGGTGAGGTCCGGTTCCGCGTGGGTGATGGTTGATTGCGGATGGGCGGGCAGCGCGGAACCGGTGCGCGCTGCGGTGGGAAGAATTCTCGGACCCGGCAACGCCCCCGCAGCCATCTTCCTGACGCACATCCATCCGGACCACTCCGGCGCAGCCGGAGCCCTGGCGCGGCTGTGGGGCGTCCCGGTGTTCGTCCACCAGGCCGAGCTGCCTATGGCTTCCGGGCGGTACATCCCTGAGTTTTCCATGCCATTGGACAGGTGGTTCATCGCCCCGTTCCTGTGGTCCCTGCCGGCACGGGCACGCCGGCGGATAGAAGCGGCAGGCGACATTACCGACGTGGTGCAGAGCCTTCCCCCGGACGGGAAAGTGCCTGGCCTGCCCGAGTGGGCTGCCGTCCCCACCCCTGGCCACACCGCCGGGCATGTAGCATATTGGCGCTCCAGCGACGGCGTCCTGATCACCGGCGATGCTGTTGTGACAGTGAACCTGAATTCGATCGGCGGAATCCTGTTCGGGGTGCCGGATCTGTCCGGACCGCCCCGGTACACCACGTGGAACTGGAAACTGTCAAAGGACTCGGCTGCGCGCCTGGCGGAGCTGGGCCCCCGGTTGCTGGCACCCGGCCACGGGCCGCCGCTGGCCATGGGGGTTGTGCCCCGGCTACGGGCTCTGGCTGCCGGGGAGCGCGCTCAACGGATCCCACTTCGTCGCCGCATTGCGGGAGGGCCCGAGGCAGCATAG
- a CDS encoding GyrI-like domain-containing protein — MSDLRQDVAALYKTRKGSVDFVDVPPLLFALVQGQGDPDGPAFAEAVQALFTVSYAAHFGLKKQSGEVTKVMPLEALWWFEDPNHAENEEGVAANFTGLSGIARESWRWQAMMLQPEPIDEAFLERALDDSRPKGLPGLALVRFERWEEGRCAQVLHIGPYADEGPTIARLDAAITEAGLKVRGRHHEIYLGDPRRSAPEKLRTLIRHPVV, encoded by the coding sequence GTGAGTGACCTTCGGCAGGACGTTGCGGCTCTCTATAAAACACGCAAGGGGTCTGTCGACTTCGTGGATGTTCCTCCGCTGCTCTTCGCCCTTGTCCAGGGTCAGGGGGACCCTGACGGGCCGGCATTCGCCGAGGCGGTCCAGGCGCTGTTTACGGTCAGCTACGCAGCGCACTTCGGGCTCAAGAAGCAGTCCGGCGAGGTGACAAAAGTAATGCCCCTGGAAGCCTTGTGGTGGTTTGAGGACCCGAACCATGCGGAGAATGAGGAAGGTGTGGCCGCTAACTTTACGGGACTATCAGGCATTGCCCGGGAGTCATGGCGCTGGCAGGCCATGATGCTCCAGCCGGAACCTATCGATGAAGCCTTTCTGGAACGGGCCCTGGACGACTCCCGTCCCAAAGGCCTTCCGGGCTTGGCGTTGGTCCGCTTCGAACGTTGGGAAGAAGGCCGATGTGCCCAAGTGCTCCATATCGGTCCCTACGCGGACGAAGGTCCCACTATTGCGCGACTGGACGCTGCCATCACGGAAGCCGGACTAAAGGTCCGGGGGCGCCACCACGAGATTTACCTGGGTGATCCCCGGCGCAGTGCACCGGAAAAGCTGCGCACCCTGATTCGCCACCCGGTGGTGTGA
- a CDS encoding Rieske 2Fe-2S domain-containing protein yields MKPLPALELVTRLEEAEWLDPLAKSVRKAVKKVIKPQWARDLLHGVPIGHPVHPLAVQVPIGAWLSAGVLDAVPGGEKAARLLIGVGTASVLPSALAGLTDWTQLHPQQQRVGLVHAAANVTATGLYIASLVQRARGSQGSGKVLAYLGLATVSAGGFLGGHLTYRQAAGVNHSEEILHRFPSGWHPLAPLTELPEGGLHKREVAGIPLLVHREGGTVNVLSDVCSHLSGPLHEGKIKDVAGEACVVCPWHRSTFALRTGEVKAGPATSRQPVFETRVSGELVEVCLPGADG; encoded by the coding sequence ATGAAGCCACTGCCTGCACTTGAGCTTGTCACCCGTCTTGAGGAAGCTGAATGGCTGGACCCGCTGGCCAAGAGCGTTCGGAAAGCCGTCAAGAAGGTCATCAAGCCACAGTGGGCCCGCGACCTCCTGCATGGCGTTCCCATCGGCCACCCGGTGCACCCCCTTGCAGTGCAGGTCCCCATCGGCGCCTGGCTCTCGGCCGGTGTCCTTGATGCCGTTCCGGGTGGTGAGAAAGCTGCCAGGTTGTTGATCGGTGTGGGTACCGCAAGTGTGCTTCCCTCTGCGCTGGCCGGACTCACCGACTGGACGCAGCTGCATCCACAGCAGCAGAGGGTGGGACTGGTGCATGCAGCGGCCAACGTCACGGCAACCGGGCTCTACATTGCGTCACTGGTCCAGCGGGCCAGGGGCAGCCAGGGCAGCGGCAAGGTACTTGCGTATCTGGGGCTTGCCACAGTCAGCGCCGGCGGTTTCCTGGGCGGACACCTCACATACCGGCAGGCCGCCGGCGTCAACCACAGCGAGGAAATCCTGCACCGTTTTCCGTCCGGCTGGCATCCGCTGGCACCGCTGACCGAGCTGCCGGAGGGCGGCCTCCATAAGCGCGAGGTCGCGGGGATTCCATTGCTGGTCCACCGTGAAGGCGGCACCGTCAACGTGCTGTCCGACGTCTGCAGCCACCTGTCCGGGCCGCTGCATGAAGGCAAGATCAAAGACGTAGCCGGGGAAGCGTGCGTAGTTTGCCCCTGGCACCGGAGCACTTTCGCGCTGCGCACGGGGGAAGTGAAGGCCGGTCCCGCCACTTCCCGGCAGCCTGTTTTCGAGACCCGCGTGAGTGGGGAACTCGTGGAAGTGTGCCTGCCCGGGGCAGACGGGTAG
- a CDS encoding putative quinol monooxygenase: MTFANVGVLGTKPGQRDALVAILLRPKTGMKDAGCLLYEVGINDDLPDTVFVSELWESAEAHRASLELDSTRAAIAEAMPLLSGEMGGHRFTVLGSPLR, from the coding sequence ATGACATTTGCCAATGTGGGAGTACTTGGAACCAAGCCCGGCCAGCGCGACGCCCTCGTGGCCATCCTGCTGCGACCCAAGACCGGAATGAAGGACGCGGGCTGCCTGCTCTATGAGGTGGGCATCAACGATGACCTGCCGGACACCGTTTTCGTTTCCGAACTGTGGGAATCGGCGGAGGCCCACCGGGCATCGCTGGAACTGGACAGCACCAGGGCCGCGATCGCCGAGGCGATGCCGCTGCTGTCCGGGGAGATGGGAGGCCATCGGTTCACGGTGCTGGGGTCACCCCTGCGCTGA
- a CDS encoding Lrp/AsnC family transcriptional regulator produces MELSEDDLALIQVLQAAPRLGWADAAKVLDVHATTLAARWERLAASGAAWVTAHLAGDPKQMLLAYVAVDCEMNRRDSVTAELAAVPEIITVEEAASNRDLMLTVITRSLEEFSDKVVRRLKAVEGLTKYQVALCTRLHSSGDDWRLNVLSRSQLATLRTLAAPAGPASVQPAQLPQSHLDLLPFLARDGRATAADIARSLGRHPATVQRQLNRVLASGILSFRCEIAQRYSSFPVTCQWFVNVPAGQHEAAAAGIRTISNVRLSASTTGPTNFVIIMWLHTLADVMSAELALQQKVPGIEIVESAVMLRTVKRVGWMLKEDTTASGAVVHGGSLGAAE; encoded by the coding sequence ATGGAGCTCAGCGAGGATGATCTTGCCCTGATCCAGGTCCTGCAGGCCGCGCCGCGCCTCGGCTGGGCGGATGCTGCCAAGGTGCTGGATGTGCATGCCACCACGCTGGCAGCCCGCTGGGAACGGCTTGCCGCCAGCGGCGCCGCATGGGTGACGGCACACCTCGCGGGCGACCCGAAGCAGATGCTCCTTGCCTACGTGGCGGTGGACTGCGAGATGAACCGGCGGGACAGTGTCACGGCGGAACTGGCCGCCGTTCCGGAAATCATCACCGTGGAGGAGGCGGCCAGCAACCGCGACCTGATGCTGACGGTGATTACGCGGTCACTGGAGGAGTTCAGCGACAAGGTCGTCAGGCGCCTGAAGGCAGTTGAGGGGCTCACCAAATACCAGGTGGCCCTCTGTACCCGGCTGCACAGCAGCGGTGACGACTGGCGGCTGAATGTCCTGAGCCGTTCACAGCTGGCCACGCTCCGGACGCTTGCCGCCCCGGCTGGTCCGGCCTCCGTTCAGCCGGCGCAACTTCCGCAAAGCCACCTCGACCTGCTGCCGTTCCTTGCCAGGGACGGACGCGCAACGGCTGCCGACATCGCCCGCTCCCTTGGCCGTCATCCGGCAACGGTGCAGCGCCAGCTGAACCGGGTGCTGGCAAGCGGCATTCTGTCGTTCCGCTGCGAAATCGCCCAGCGGTACTCGTCCTTCCCGGTGACGTGCCAGTGGTTCGTCAACGTACCGGCGGGGCAGCATGAGGCGGCTGCCGCCGGGATCCGCACCATCAGCAATGTCCGGCTGAGCGCCTCCACCACAGGGCCCACCAACTTCGTGATCATCATGTGGCTGCACACGCTCGCCGACGTCATGTCCGCCGAGCTGGCGCTGCAGCAGAAGGTGCCCGGCATTGAGATCGTGGAGAGCGCGGTGATGCTGCGGACGGTCAAGCGCGTGGGCTGGATGCTGAAGGAAGACACGACGGCGAGTGGCGCCGTCGTGCATGGCGGAAGCCTGGGCGCCGCGGAGTGA